Proteins encoded together in one Formosa sp. Hel3_A1_48 window:
- a CDS encoding TolC family protein encodes MKQLLLFFCFLGSFISSAQKQWTLQECITHALENNISVKQSQNNLLTNDQDIIAAKGNFLPALGANTSQRLNLGNVEVFDGNFVDRTFHSTNLSLNVSQTVFNGFRNTNIYKQALINKEANLEEFNRIKDNVALSVVNSYLNVLLNKENLSIAQAQYNFSLEQLERVKALVQAGTQPEANIFDAEATLANDEQNLTVAENSSTLALLSLAQTLQVSFDGFDVEIIDLDAPSELLMYSDVRPILNYAFENRSEIRVAKKNIESAELGVEISKSGFYPTLSFSYGLNTGANFSNLSSDNSFFQQINDNKGHSLSLNLNIPIFSRFQNKTALSKSSIQVENRKLALEQAKLDLEVNIQRAFTDAKAALKTFTSAQTTVAARQLSFDNAQERYNIGVLNSLDLEQNRTQLVNAQSSLVRAKYDFIFKTKVLDFYLGKPLNL; translated from the coding sequence ATGAAACAACTACTCCTATTCTTTTGTTTTTTAGGTTCGTTCATTAGCTCTGCTCAAAAACAGTGGACACTACAAGAGTGTATTACTCATGCTTTGGAGAACAATATTTCAGTTAAACAAAGTCAAAATAACTTGTTGACAAATGATCAAGATATTATTGCAGCCAAAGGAAATTTCTTACCGGCACTTGGGGCAAATACTTCTCAGCGTCTTAATTTGGGGAATGTTGAGGTTTTTGATGGAAATTTTGTAGACCGAACTTTTCATTCAACAAATTTGAGTTTAAATGTCTCACAAACGGTCTTTAATGGATTTCGCAACACTAATATTTACAAGCAGGCTCTAATTAACAAAGAAGCAAATCTTGAAGAGTTTAATAGGATCAAAGACAATGTTGCTTTAAGTGTTGTAAACTCATATTTAAACGTTTTACTGAACAAGGAAAATCTATCCATTGCGCAAGCACAGTATAATTTTTCACTAGAACAATTGGAGCGCGTCAAAGCTCTTGTTCAAGCAGGGACACAGCCAGAGGCTAATATTTTTGATGCTGAGGCTACTCTTGCAAATGACGAACAAAACTTGACAGTAGCCGAAAATAGCTCTACACTTGCGCTTTTGTCATTAGCACAAACATTACAAGTTTCCTTTGATGGTTTTGATGTAGAAATCATTGATTTGGATGCCCCTTCGGAGTTGCTTATGTACAGTGATGTACGCCCAATATTGAATTATGCGTTTGAAAACAGAAGCGAAATTAGGGTCGCCAAAAAAAATATTGAATCTGCTGAGCTTGGTGTCGAAATTTCTAAAAGTGGATTTTATCCTACACTCAGTTTTAGCTATGGGCTCAACACTGGAGCAAACTTTTCTAATTTATCTTCCGACAATTCATTTTTTCAACAAATTAATGACAATAAAGGACACAGCCTGTCTTTAAATTTAAATATTCCAATTTTTTCGCGATTTCAAAACAAGACAGCTTTGTCAAAATCTTCCATACAAGTAGAGAATAGAAAATTGGCTTTAGAGCAAGCAAAATTAGACCTCGAGGTCAACATACAGCGCGCTTTTACTGATGCTAAAGCAGCGCTGAAAACATTCACCTCAGCACAAACAACAGTTGCTGCACGTCAACTTTCTTTTGATAACGCACAAGAGCGCTATAACATCGGCGTACTCAACTCTTTAGATCTGGAGCAAAACAGAACACAGTTGGTCAATGCGCAGTCTAGTTTGGTGCGTGCCAAATACGATTTCATTTTTAAAACTAAAGTTCTTGACTTTTATCTTGGGAAACCATTAAATTTGTAA
- a CDS encoding OsmC family protein, which produces MAHKTTTHWKGRMLFESDNPSGNTVLMDTTDHGIARQQGLSPKAMMLSSLAGCSGIDIVDILKKMKITDYRLQIDVVGELTDDHPKYYHNVDVDYYFSGRHIDEKKHKRAVELSVEKYCGVMEMFRKFANVNTKIHFQTQ; this is translated from the coding sequence ATGGCCCACAAAACGACAACGCATTGGAAAGGCAGGATGCTTTTTGAATCTGATAATCCAAGTGGTAATACCGTGCTTATGGATACTACAGACCATGGTATTGCTCGACAGCAGGGGCTTTCGCCCAAAGCGATGATGTTATCTTCTCTTGCAGGTTGTTCGGGAATTGATATTGTTGATATTCTTAAAAAGATGAAAATTACAGACTACAGGCTGCAAATTGATGTGGTTGGTGAACTTACTGATGATCATCCCAAATACTATCATAATGTAGATGTTGATTATTATTTTTCAGGTAGACACATTGATGAAAAAAAACACAAACGTGCGGTTGAGTTGTCGGTAGAAAAATATTGTGGAGTGATGGAAATGTTTCGAAAGTTTGCAAATGTAAATACTAAAATTCATTTTCAAACTCAATAA
- a CDS encoding carboxymuconolactone decarboxylase family protein codes for MPLVTPLNPEHDLETKSLADFFNETLGFCPNSVLTMQHRPAISKAFINLNKAVMANEGRVSSALKRMIAWVSSNATGCRYCQAHAIRAAERYGAEEEQLNNIWSYKTHPSFSESERVALDFSLAASVIPNAVDDALKKRLYTHWDEGEIVEMLGVISLFGYLNRWNDSMGTKIEDGAVESGMMYLGKNGWNKGKHL; via the coding sequence ATGCCTTTAGTCACACCATTAAACCCAGAACATGATTTAGAAACTAAATCATTAGCAGATTTTTTTAATGAAACCTTAGGATTTTGTCCTAATTCGGTACTTACTATGCAGCATCGCCCAGCAATTAGTAAAGCATTTATTAATTTAAACAAAGCCGTAATGGCCAATGAAGGGCGAGTTTCATCAGCGCTGAAGCGCATGATTGCATGGGTGAGTAGTAATGCTACAGGATGCCGATATTGTCAGGCTCATGCTATTCGAGCAGCAGAACGTTATGGTGCTGAAGAAGAACAATTAAATAATATTTGGAGCTACAAAACACACCCTTCGTTTAGCGAATCCGAACGTGTAGCATTGGACTTTAGTTTAGCAGCCTCTGTAATTCCAAATGCTGTGGATGATGCTCTTAAAAAACGATTGTACACCCATTGGGATGAAGGGGAGATTGTAGAAATGTTAGGGGTTATTTCATTGTTTGGTTACCTCAACCGTTGGAATGATTCAATGGGAACAAAAATTGAAGATGGAGCTGTGGAAAGTGGGATGATGTACCTTGGGAAAAATGGCTGGAATAAGGGGAAACACCTCTAA
- a CDS encoding efflux RND transporter periplasmic adaptor subunit, giving the protein MNKTVKIILGIVLLLLLVVVLKYFKDSNTEDVVDYETELPFYTTLDTKIVATGKLNPEEEIELKPQISGIVDKILVEEGDLVQKGDLIAKIRVVPNEQSLVSAQSRIKTAKFSYDNAKTLFDRNKSLYEKGVISRQDFENNELSLNQAQENYTQAQNDYQIIRQGSISGGGSANTNIVAQIPGTILEIPVREGDQVIQSNNFNAGTTIATVADMSKMIFEGKVDESEVGKLEEGKEIKVILGAINEKEFPAKLTFVAPKGVEESGAVQFVIKADVTVESSNKIRAGYSANAEIEVESKDSILVIREALLQFNRITEKPFVELLTNDGSFRTKNVEIGISDGINIEITEGLDEADRIKIWNKTFEESDEDESEDEND; this is encoded by the coding sequence ATGAATAAAACAGTAAAAATTATTTTAGGCATCGTATTGCTGCTACTTTTAGTCGTCGTACTTAAATACTTTAAGGACTCTAATACAGAGGATGTTGTAGATTATGAAACAGAACTTCCGTTTTATACGACACTCGACACCAAAATCGTGGCTACAGGTAAGTTAAACCCCGAGGAGGAAATTGAACTTAAACCTCAAATTTCTGGAATAGTAGATAAAATTCTAGTTGAAGAAGGAGATTTAGTTCAAAAAGGAGATTTGATTGCGAAGATTCGTGTTGTCCCCAATGAGCAATCCTTGGTTAGTGCACAAAGTCGTATTAAAACAGCAAAGTTTTCTTATGATAATGCAAAAACTTTATTTGACCGAAACAAAAGTCTTTATGAAAAGGGGGTGATCTCGCGCCAAGATTTTGAAAATAATGAATTGAGCCTCAACCAAGCGCAAGAAAATTACACACAAGCCCAAAACGATTACCAGATTATTCGCCAAGGCTCTATTTCCGGAGGCGGATCTGCAAATACCAATATTGTGGCACAAATCCCTGGGACTATTTTAGAAATACCAGTTCGTGAAGGCGATCAAGTTATTCAGAGTAACAACTTTAATGCAGGGACAACAATTGCGACGGTTGCAGACATGAGCAAAATGATTTTTGAAGGCAAAGTAGACGAATCAGAAGTGGGCAAGCTGGAAGAAGGCAAAGAAATAAAAGTAATTCTGGGCGCAATTAACGAAAAAGAATTTCCAGCAAAACTAACTTTTGTTGCTCCAAAAGGGGTTGAGGAAAGTGGTGCAGTTCAGTTTGTGATTAAGGCCGATGTTACTGTAGAATCCAGCAATAAGATTCGTGCAGGCTATAGCGCAAACGCAGAAATTGAGGTGGAAAGTAAAGACAGTATTTTAGTCATTAGAGAAGCCTTATTACAATTCAATAGAATTACCGAAAAGCCTTTTGTTGAACTCCTGACTAATGATGGTTCCTTTAGAACAAAAAATGTTGAAATTGGGATCTCGGACGGAATAAATATTGAAATTACAGAGGGTCTGGACGAAGCAGACAGGATCAAAATTTGGAATAAAACTTTTGAAGAATCAGATGAAGACGAATCCGAAGATGAAAATGATTAG
- the rsmI gene encoding 16S rRNA (cytidine(1402)-2'-O)-methyltransferase — MKLFIVPTPIGNLEDITLRAISTLKSVDLILAEDTRTSGKLLKHFEISTPMQSYHMHNEHKILDRIIEKLKSGFEIALISDAGTPAISDPGFLLTRACVAEQIPVECLPGATAFVPALVNSGLPNDRFIFEGFLPIKKGRQTRLKLLAEEERTIVLYESPHKLNKTLEQICLFFGEDRQISISRELTKLFEETRRGTAKELLDHYSKAAVKGEIVIVISGR; from the coding sequence ATGAAGCTATTCATCGTACCAACACCTATTGGTAATTTGGAGGACATCACATTACGTGCAATTTCTACACTAAAATCTGTGGATTTAATTTTAGCCGAGGACACCAGAACATCAGGAAAACTTTTGAAGCACTTCGAAATATCGACCCCGATGCAATCCTATCATATGCACAACGAGCATAAAATACTGGACCGTATCATAGAAAAATTAAAATCTGGATTTGAAATTGCATTGATAAGTGATGCAGGGACACCTGCTATTTCAGACCCCGGATTTCTACTTACTCGCGCTTGCGTGGCCGAACAAATTCCCGTGGAGTGTTTGCCAGGCGCTACAGCATTTGTACCCGCACTTGTAAACTCAGGCCTTCCCAATGATCGCTTTATCTTTGAAGGATTTTTACCCATTAAAAAAGGCCGTCAAACGCGCTTAAAACTCTTAGCAGAAGAAGAACGAACAATAGTGTTGTATGAAAGCCCACACAAACTAAACAAAACCCTAGAGCAAATTTGTTTATTTTTTGGGGAAGATCGTCAAATTTCTATTTCTCGGGAGCTTACTAAGCTTTTCGAGGAAACCCGCAGAGGAACAGCAAAAGAACTCTTAGACCATTACAGTAAGGCAGCTGTAAAGGGTGAGATTGTAATTGTTATTTCTGGGCGATAA
- a CDS encoding ABC transporter permease has protein sequence MKFLFERDTWQEVYDSMSKNKLRTGITMVGVWWGILLLIALLGAAKGMENSFNRIFGDFATNSVFVWGQSTSMPFKGFQEGKRVRLKLSHVDKIKDNIEGIEFVVPRNRNQALVVRNFLSGNFSVNGDYPLLDQIQKKKMIEGRFINQNDINLNKKVAVISEDIYKQLFEKDENPIGAYVQMNSINFTIIGVFQNGNVNMGPSSDVHIPFTTFQQIYNQGDNIGWMVITGKPEYNIKQIEADTKLLLRNLNKIHPRDKRAFGSFNLGKEFAKVTGFLTGMQFLTWFVGIATLIAGVFAIGNILLITVKERTKEIGVRRALGATPFEIKRQIVVEAVFLTIMSGLLGIISGGWILIFIDRAWGQGDDATLVNASVSISVVFIALIILVILGTLIGLIPAFKATSVKPIEALREE, from the coding sequence ATGAAATTTTTATTTGAAAGAGATACCTGGCAAGAAGTCTACGACAGTATGAGCAAAAATAAGCTTCGTACAGGCATCACTATGGTGGGTGTTTGGTGGGGGATTTTATTGCTTATTGCTCTTTTGGGCGCTGCAAAAGGAATGGAGAATTCCTTTAATCGTATTTTTGGCGATTTTGCAACTAACAGTGTATTTGTTTGGGGACAAAGTACAAGTATGCCTTTCAAAGGATTTCAAGAAGGAAAAAGGGTACGCCTAAAACTATCTCACGTTGATAAAATTAAAGACAATATAGAGGGGATTGAGTTTGTAGTCCCTAGAAACAGAAATCAAGCTTTAGTTGTACGCAACTTTTTATCTGGAAATTTTAGCGTAAATGGCGATTACCCTTTGCTTGATCAAATTCAAAAAAAGAAGATGATTGAGGGGCGTTTTATCAATCAAAATGACATTAATCTCAACAAAAAAGTAGCAGTTATTTCGGAGGATATTTATAAGCAACTTTTTGAGAAGGACGAGAACCCCATAGGGGCTTATGTGCAAATGAATAGCATCAACTTTACAATTATTGGGGTTTTTCAAAATGGGAACGTTAACATGGGGCCATCAAGCGATGTGCACATCCCTTTTACAACCTTTCAACAAATCTATAATCAAGGTGATAATATAGGATGGATGGTCATAACCGGAAAACCAGAATATAACATCAAACAAATTGAAGCAGACACAAAACTTCTTTTGCGCAACTTGAACAAGATTCATCCAAGAGATAAGCGCGCGTTTGGGAGTTTCAATTTGGGGAAAGAGTTTGCGAAGGTTACAGGGTTTTTAACGGGTATGCAATTTCTAACTTGGTTTGTAGGAATAGCGACCCTAATCGCGGGTGTTTTTGCTATTGGAAACATACTACTCATTACAGTTAAAGAGCGCACCAAGGAAATAGGCGTACGCCGAGCACTGGGGGCAACACCATTCGAAATTAAACGTCAAATTGTTGTTGAAGCCGTGTTTTTGACTATAATGTCTGGGCTATTAGGAATTATTTCAGGCGGATGGATATTGATTTTTATCGATAGAGCTTGGGGACAGGGTGATGATGCTACTTTAGTAAATGCATCAGTTTCCATTTCCGTTGTATTTATAGCTCTAATTATATTAGTTATTTTAGGCACATTAATTGGTTTGATCCCTGCTTTCAAAGCAACTAGTGTAAAACCGATAGAAGCATTAAGAGAAGAATAA
- the recJ gene encoding single-stranded-DNA-specific exonuclease RecJ, with translation MRWTLKPSVDEHKVQHLVDALAVDRSIAHLLVQRGIETFEEAKAFFRPKIEDLHHPFLMKDMDKAVERIERALATNERILVYGDYDVDGTTSVALMATYLETKTDQIATYIPDRFEEGYGVSYKGIDYAIDNDFTLIVALDCGVKAVDKVQYAKDKGVDFIICDHHRPGDKLPQAVAVLDPKRADCTYPFKELCGCGVGFKLIHALGHNQGESLKDFLPYLDLVATAIGADIVPIVGENRILAYHGVRVMNASPRPGFQALIKNIKKTTLTIADVVFVIAPRINAAGRMKHGNYAVSLLKESNITQAELVAQEIESFNTTRRALDQNITKEALAQIEELNETECSSTVVYDSSWNKGVIGIVASRLIEIYYRPTLVFTKSGDLLTASARSVRGFDVYEALQNCSKYIEQFGGHKYAAGLSIKEQNFRAFKQAFENEVDKTLALHLRTPELLIDAEIQLSAVTPKFYRILKQFAPFGPQNMAPVFMTSDVVDTGYAKCVGEEDKHLKISVAQHNGEPINGIGFGLGDKLPYVANKSTFSIAYAIDENQWNGRISLQLKLKDIKQ, from the coding sequence ATGCGCTGGACCCTTAAGCCTTCAGTAGACGAACACAAAGTTCAGCATTTAGTAGATGCACTAGCTGTAGATCGCTCTATCGCTCATCTTTTAGTCCAACGCGGTATAGAAACATTTGAGGAGGCCAAGGCATTTTTCCGCCCCAAAATTGAAGACTTACACCATCCTTTTTTGATGAAGGATATGGATAAAGCTGTCGAACGCATTGAACGTGCTTTGGCCACAAACGAACGCATATTGGTTTATGGAGATTACGATGTTGATGGCACTACTTCTGTAGCTTTGATGGCAACTTACCTTGAAACAAAAACGGATCAAATCGCGACCTATATACCCGATCGATTCGAAGAGGGATATGGCGTGTCCTACAAGGGTATTGATTATGCTATTGATAACGATTTTACGTTAATTGTTGCTTTGGATTGTGGAGTTAAAGCGGTTGACAAGGTACAATATGCAAAAGATAAAGGAGTAGATTTTATTATATGTGATCATCATCGCCCTGGAGATAAATTACCTCAAGCGGTTGCCGTATTAGATCCAAAAAGAGCGGATTGTACCTATCCATTTAAGGAGCTTTGTGGATGTGGTGTTGGATTTAAGTTGATTCACGCTTTGGGCCATAATCAAGGCGAGTCTCTTAAAGATTTTTTACCCTATTTAGATTTAGTAGCAACGGCAATAGGCGCCGATATTGTTCCTATAGTAGGCGAAAATCGAATATTGGCTTATCACGGGGTTCGCGTCATGAATGCCAGTCCTCGCCCAGGATTTCAGGCACTTATAAAAAATATTAAAAAAACTACGTTGACAATAGCTGATGTTGTTTTTGTTATTGCACCCCGTATCAATGCGGCAGGACGAATGAAGCATGGTAATTATGCGGTATCACTTCTAAAAGAAAGCAACATAACCCAGGCTGAGCTTGTTGCTCAAGAGATTGAGTCTTTCAACACAACCCGTAGAGCATTGGATCAAAACATCACCAAAGAGGCTCTTGCACAGATTGAGGAACTTAATGAGACCGAATGTTCATCAACTGTTGTTTACGACTCGTCTTGGAATAAAGGGGTAATCGGAATTGTGGCTTCAAGGCTTATTGAAATCTACTACCGTCCAACATTGGTATTCACAAAAAGCGGAGACTTACTTACAGCTTCTGCTCGCTCTGTTCGTGGATTTGATGTTTATGAAGCCTTGCAAAACTGCAGTAAATATATTGAGCAATTTGGCGGGCATAAGTATGCGGCAGGGCTTAGCATTAAAGAGCAAAATTTTAGAGCATTCAAACAAGCCTTCGAAAACGAAGTGGATAAAACTTTGGCATTGCATTTAAGAACACCAGAATTGCTTATCGATGCAGAAATTCAACTGAGTGCTGTTACGCCAAAATTTTACAGAATTTTAAAACAATTTGCACCTTTTGGACCACAAAACATGGCTCCTGTTTTTATGACAAGTGACGTGGTAGATACCGGATATGCAAAATGTGTTGGAGAAGAGGACAAACACCTCAAAATTAGCGTGGCTCAACACAATGGAGAGCCCATCAATGGTATTGGATTTGGGTTGGGGGATAAACTGCCTTATGTTGCAAATAAAAGCACCTTCAGTATTGCCTATGCTATAGATGAAAACCAATGGAACGGCCGTATCAGTCTGCAGTTAAAACTCAAAGATATAAAGCAATAA
- a CDS encoding MFS transporter, which produces MVTKDPYAALRFKEFNVFLLLRFMLVFAWSMQFIVIEWQVYSLTKDPLSLGIIGLMEIVPALSMALFAGHIVDQREKRNLFLWCIGLFSLISLGLFFLSDASVSVAWSQQSILYSIYAFVFFGGMLRAFFGPTIFSLIALIVPKKVYPNAATWSSSTWQMASILGPAFAGFTINWIGVHWSLCIVFVLVICAFLLALVISKKPVLNPKIGEPVIQSLKEGVRFVFKTKAILGALSLDMIAVLFGGAVALLPIFAQDILKVGSEGFGILRAAPAVGAFLTMLTTAYIPIARKAGLKLLFAVFGFGVSIIVFGLSSVFWISVVALFFSGVTDGVSMVIRQTILQIKTPDHMRGRVSSVNSMFVGSSNELGAFESGLTAKLMGTVTAVVFGGTMTLITVLTTGIVSPSFRNLDLEGELEAHENED; this is translated from the coding sequence ATGGTAACAAAAGATCCTTACGCAGCGCTAAGATTTAAAGAGTTTAATGTTTTTCTTTTGTTGCGTTTTATGTTGGTTTTTGCCTGGTCAATGCAATTTATAGTTATTGAATGGCAGGTGTATTCGCTTACCAAGGATCCATTATCCCTAGGTATTATTGGTCTTATGGAAATTGTCCCAGCCTTAAGTATGGCATTATTTGCTGGTCATATTGTTGATCAGCGCGAAAAACGCAATTTGTTTTTGTGGTGTATTGGCCTGTTTTCTTTAATCAGTTTGGGTTTATTTTTTCTTTCTGATGCTTCTGTTTCTGTAGCATGGTCTCAACAATCTATTTTGTACTCAATTTATGCGTTTGTGTTTTTTGGGGGAATGTTACGTGCATTTTTTGGACCAACTATTTTTTCGTTAATTGCTCTTATCGTCCCAAAAAAGGTTTATCCAAATGCTGCCACATGGAGCAGCTCAACCTGGCAAATGGCGTCGATATTAGGGCCAGCTTTTGCTGGGTTCACCATCAATTGGATTGGAGTTCATTGGTCGCTTTGTATTGTCTTTGTGTTGGTCATTTGCGCTTTTTTACTCGCATTGGTGATTTCAAAAAAACCGGTTTTGAACCCCAAAATTGGGGAGCCTGTTATTCAAAGCTTGAAAGAAGGGGTACGATTTGTATTTAAAACAAAAGCGATTTTAGGGGCTTTAAGTTTGGACATGATCGCAGTGCTTTTTGGTGGCGCTGTTGCGCTTTTACCAATTTTTGCTCAAGATATTTTAAAAGTTGGCTCCGAAGGATTTGGAATTTTACGCGCTGCACCTGCTGTAGGCGCTTTTTTAACGATGCTTACAACGGCCTACATACCCATTGCCAGAAAAGCGGGGTTAAAATTACTTTTTGCTGTTTTTGGCTTTGGGGTATCTATAATTGTTTTTGGACTTTCTTCTGTGTTTTGGATTTCGGTAGTTGCCCTTTTCTTTAGTGGAGTAACCGACGGAGTGTCGATGGTTATTCGACAAACTATTTTACAGATCAAAACACCAGACCACATGCGTGGACGAGTGTCATCTGTAAACTCCATGTTTGTAGGCTCATCGAATGAATTAGGCGCTTTTGAAAGTGGGCTTACTGCAAAGTTGATGGGTACAGTCACTGCCGTTGTCTTTGGCGGAACAATGACCTTGATCACTGTTTTGACAACAGGAATTGTTTCACCAAGTTTTAGAAATTTAGACCTTGAGGGCGAGCTTGAAGCTCATGAAAATGAGGACTAA
- a CDS encoding DUF2490 domain-containing protein, with the protein MKTEMLLQSSFRLILMLLLVVNSVDAQISNDLEGWSAVELNLKATKKLSFSVAEHLRFRNDISTVKNYFTQIKVNYEILKNLELGAGVRYITKNDDVGGQQGYDPFFRYQFDAAYRHKIEKLGLFFRLRYQNKNQLGRSESEGDVAKEFIRTRFGVGYKIKPLKLTLRLFAEHFNQPNNSKIEQSETRMRYTLKLNRRFKKIGAFTLFYGIQNNSVGDLKTKKSFLGLKYAYKIDFTK; encoded by the coding sequence ATGAAAACCGAAATGCTTCTCCAAAGCTCTTTTCGCCTCATTTTAATGCTTTTGCTGGTGGTCAACAGTGTTGATGCGCAAATCAGCAACGATCTTGAAGGTTGGAGCGCTGTTGAACTAAACTTAAAGGCCACCAAGAAGTTGTCCTTTTCGGTAGCAGAACATTTAAGGTTTCGCAACGACATTTCTACTGTAAAAAATTACTTTACCCAGATTAAAGTGAATTACGAAATCCTTAAAAACCTTGAGCTTGGCGCTGGAGTGCGCTACATTACTAAAAATGATGATGTTGGCGGACAACAAGGATATGACCCTTTTTTTAGATATCAATTTGATGCGGCTTATAGACACAAAATTGAAAAGCTTGGCCTATTCTTTCGCCTGAGGTATCAAAACAAAAATCAATTGGGACGCTCTGAAAGTGAAGGAGATGTCGCTAAAGAATTCATACGAACGCGCTTTGGAGTCGGTTATAAAATCAAGCCCCTTAAACTCACGTTAAGGTTGTTTGCAGAGCATTTCAATCAGCCAAATAATTCAAAAATAGAGCAAAGCGAAACGCGTATGCGTTACACACTAAAACTGAACAGAAGGTTTAAGAAAATTGGTGCTTTTACTCTTTTTTATGGCATACAAAACAATAGTGTTGGGGATTTGAAAACCAAAAAATCTTTTTTAGGGCTTAAATATGCCTACAAGATTGACTTTACGAAATAA
- the tsaB gene encoding tRNA (adenosine(37)-N6)-threonylcarbamoyltransferase complex dimerization subunit type 1 TsaB, whose amino-acid sequence MANILNIETSTTNCSVALSVDGKLTVLKEDNSLNYSHAERLHVYIDSVLSSAGVKRSDLNAVAVSKGPGSYTGLRIGVSAAKGLCFALGIPLVSVPTLEVLAHKAEAKSGFIVPMLDARRMEVYSAVFDETYKSIETTSAKILDENSYSNLLQKNAVFFIGNGVEKTKAIINHPNAHFDSQLPSAEQMCHLSYCKFKKQEFEDVAYFEPFYLKDFIVISS is encoded by the coding sequence ATGGCCAATATTTTAAATATTGAAACGTCTACTACTAATTGTTCGGTAGCCCTTTCCGTTGATGGGAAACTAACAGTTCTTAAAGAAGACAATAGTTTAAACTATTCTCATGCAGAACGCTTGCATGTGTATATTGATTCTGTATTAAGCTCAGCTGGGGTAAAGCGGAGTGATCTTAATGCTGTTGCAGTGAGTAAAGGCCCGGGGTCTTACACCGGATTGCGTATTGGCGTTTCTGCCGCAAAAGGGCTTTGTTTTGCATTGGGAATTCCTCTAGTTTCTGTACCTACACTAGAAGTTCTCGCCCATAAAGCGGAAGCTAAATCGGGATTTATTGTGCCAATGCTAGATGCTCGAAGAATGGAAGTGTATTCTGCAGTATTTGACGAAACATATAAATCTATTGAAACCACATCAGCTAAAATTTTAGATGAAAATTCATACAGCAATTTACTACAAAAGAATGCTGTTTTTTTTATTGGCAACGGAGTAGAAAAAACTAAAGCAATCATCAACCATCCAAATGCTCATTTTGATTCTCAACTTCCCTCAGCGGAACAAATGTGCCATCTTTCCTATTGTAAGTTTAAAAAACAAGAGTTCGAAGATGTAGCTTATTTTGAGCCTTTTTACCTTAAAGATTTTATCGTAATTTCTTCTTGA